The following proteins come from a genomic window of Nocardioides albertanoniae:
- a CDS encoding phage holin family protein: MRIVTWLITNAIALAVATWLVGGISFDGPTSGMDEVKQKLLPLLIVALVLGIVTAFVKPILKFLAFPFIVLTLGLLLLVINAAMLGLTAWILGPTGVGFHVDGFWAAVLGGIIISIVGWGLDRVWPEGDE, encoded by the coding sequence ATGCGCATCGTGACGTGGCTCATCACCAACGCCATCGCCCTCGCCGTGGCGACCTGGCTCGTCGGCGGGATCTCCTTCGACGGCCCGACCAGCGGCATGGACGAGGTCAAGCAGAAGCTGCTCCCGCTGCTGATCGTCGCCCTCGTGCTCGGCATCGTGACGGCGTTCGTGAAACCGATCCTCAAGTTCCTCGCGTTCCCGTTCATCGTGCTCACCCTGGGCCTGCTCCTGCTGGTCATCAACGCGGCCATGCTCGGCCTCACCGCATGGATCCTCGGGCCGACCGGGGTGGGCTTCCACGTCGACGGGTTCTGGGCGGCGGTGCTCGGCGGCATCATCATCTCGATCGTCGGCTGGGGCCTCGACCGCGTCTGGCCCGAGGGCGACGAGTAA
- a CDS encoding GntR family transcriptional regulator — protein sequence MFDSLTLDEPASTVDRVADELRRAVFEGELESATPLREQGLAESLGVGRSTVREALTILVAEGLATRTPNKGVAVATTEADSVRDVCASRWVLEGAGVRNWLSATPDDRQAVHDSLEAYISAVHSEDATYRDLNERHLAFHLSLVGLTGSPRLVAMQEQLVLELKLALAQVDRIRRNAHDQAEDHAALVRLLDAGRIHDAERFLEKHLSDAAHSICKALRLEE from the coding sequence ATGTTCGACTCACTCACCCTCGACGAGCCCGCCTCGACGGTCGACCGCGTCGCCGACGAGCTCCGCCGGGCGGTGTTCGAAGGCGAGCTCGAGTCGGCCACGCCGCTGCGCGAGCAGGGTCTCGCCGAGTCACTGGGTGTCGGCCGGTCGACCGTACGAGAGGCCCTGACGATCCTCGTCGCCGAAGGCCTCGCCACCCGCACCCCCAACAAAGGGGTCGCGGTCGCCACCACCGAGGCCGACTCGGTGCGCGACGTCTGCGCCTCGCGCTGGGTGCTCGAGGGCGCGGGCGTACGCAACTGGCTGAGCGCCACGCCCGACGACCGCCAGGCGGTGCACGACTCGCTCGAGGCGTACATCTCGGCGGTGCACTCCGAGGACGCCACCTATCGCGACCTCAACGAGCGCCACCTCGCCTTCCACCTCTCGCTGGTCGGCCTCACCGGGTCGCCGCGGCTGGTCGCGATGCAGGAGCAGCTGGTGCTCGAGCTCAAGCTCGCCCTCGCCCAGGTCGACCGCATCCGCCGCAACGCGCACGACCAGGCCGAAGACCACGCCGCCCTCGTACGCCTCCTCGACGCCGGCCGCATCCACGATGCCGAGCGGTTCCTGGAGAAGCACCTCTCCGACGCCGCCCACTCGATCTGCAAGGCGCTACGGCTCGAGGAGTAG
- a CDS encoding dimethylarginine dimethylaminohydrolase family protein — protein sequence MSTLSWGRHYLMAEPTHYRIDYAINPFMDTAIQPDPLRARAQWDTLRATIEELGGRVDVITPREDSPDMVYAMNLGFAATLPDGGDSRRHVLLSHMRFPERRNETLSAAEWFAGNGWGMAYVGKDGIGPTFEAGDVFPFAGHLVAGTGPRTDEMALKTLAAEMGVRVLGVRTTHAAMYHLDLAFCPLDDRRAIICPDALAPESAQALLDLIPEPLVITEDEALTTFAANSIVIGRTVVMPSCPDRVRAVLEGWGFTIRIVDMSQLHLGGGSVRCVTNPLDIVIGRDVPVVYGGEVIAT from the coding sequence GTGAGCACACTGAGCTGGGGCCGTCACTACCTGATGGCCGAGCCGACGCACTACCGCATCGACTACGCCATCAACCCGTTCATGGACACCGCGATCCAGCCCGACCCGCTCCGCGCCCGCGCGCAGTGGGACACCCTCAGGGCGACCATCGAGGAGCTCGGCGGCCGTGTCGACGTCATCACGCCGCGCGAGGACAGCCCCGACATGGTCTACGCGATGAACCTCGGCTTCGCGGCCACGCTCCCCGACGGCGGGGACAGCCGCCGCCACGTGCTGCTCTCCCACATGCGCTTCCCCGAGCGCCGCAACGAGACCCTCTCCGCGGCCGAGTGGTTCGCCGGCAACGGGTGGGGGATGGCGTACGTCGGCAAGGACGGCATCGGTCCGACCTTCGAGGCGGGCGACGTCTTCCCGTTCGCAGGCCACCTGGTGGCCGGCACCGGCCCGCGCACCGACGAGATGGCGCTCAAGACCCTGGCCGCCGAGATGGGTGTGCGCGTGCTGGGCGTGCGCACCACGCACGCGGCGATGTACCACCTCGACCTCGCGTTCTGCCCGCTCGACGACCGCCGCGCGATCATCTGCCCCGACGCGCTTGCCCCCGAGTCGGCGCAGGCCCTGCTCGACCTGATCCCGGAGCCCCTCGTCATCACCGAGGACGAGGCGCTGACCACCTTCGCCGCCAACTCGATCGTCATCGGCCGCACCGTGGTGATGCCCTCCTGCCCCGACCGCGTCCGCGCGGTCCTCGAGGGCTGGGGCTTCACCATCCGGATCGTCGACATGAGCCAGCTCCACCTCGGCGGCGGGTCGGTCCGCTGCGTCACCAACCCCCTCGACATCGTGATCGGCCGGGACGTCCCTGTCGTTTACGGCGGCGAGGTCATCGCGACCTAG
- the hisC gene encoding histidinol-phosphate transaminase, protein MSIPQPRPSVAAMPAYVAGKPPAERPGLVTYKLSSNENPYPPLDGVVEVAAEAARRVNRYPDAGSAELYEALSASYQVPVEEVALSTGAVALIFQLVSAYTGPDDEVVFAWRSFEAYPIAVLAAGATAVKVPVTADGRHDLDAMADAITERTKVVFVCTPNNPTGTSVTQTELDAFLAKVPEHVLVVVDEAYAEFVRMDDAVDGVATYRGRSNVVVLRTFSKAYGLAGFRVGYALAPAPIAATLRAMALPFGVNVVAQAAGVASLERQAELLARVDDLTVERARVVEGVRAAGWDIPDAQGNFVWFALGSEDRCAEFAAAADEAGLMVRPYAPEGVRVSIGEVEANTRFIELLASLPR, encoded by the coding sequence ATGAGCATCCCACAGCCCCGTCCCAGTGTCGCTGCCATGCCTGCGTACGTCGCGGGCAAGCCGCCGGCCGAGCGGCCGGGTCTGGTGACCTACAAGCTCTCCTCCAACGAGAACCCCTACCCGCCCCTCGACGGGGTCGTGGAGGTCGCGGCCGAGGCGGCGAGGCGGGTCAACCGCTACCCCGACGCCGGCAGCGCCGAGCTCTACGAGGCGCTCTCGGCGAGCTACCAGGTGCCGGTCGAGGAGGTCGCGCTGAGCACCGGCGCGGTGGCGCTGATCTTCCAGCTCGTCTCGGCCTACACCGGCCCTGACGACGAGGTCGTCTTCGCCTGGCGCAGCTTCGAGGCCTACCCGATCGCAGTCCTCGCCGCCGGCGCCACCGCGGTCAAGGTGCCCGTCACGGCCGACGGCCGCCACGACCTCGACGCGATGGCCGACGCCATCACGGAGCGTACGAAGGTCGTCTTCGTCTGCACCCCCAACAACCCCACCGGCACCTCGGTCACCCAGACCGAGCTCGATGCCTTCCTCGCCAAGGTGCCCGAGCACGTGCTGGTCGTGGTCGACGAGGCCTACGCCGAGTTCGTCCGTATGGACGACGCGGTCGACGGCGTCGCCACCTACCGCGGCAGGAGCAACGTGGTCGTGCTGCGCACCTTCTCCAAGGCCTACGGGCTGGCCGGCTTCCGGGTCGGCTATGCCCTCGCGCCCGCGCCGATCGCCGCGACCCTGCGGGCGATGGCGCTGCCGTTCGGCGTCAACGTGGTCGCGCAGGCGGCCGGCGTCGCCTCGCTCGAGCGCCAGGCCGAGCTGCTGGCCCGGGTCGACGACCTCACCGTCGAGCGCGCCCGGGTCGTCGAGGGCGTACGCGCCGCCGGCTGGGACATCCCCGACGCCCAGGGCAACTTCGTGTGGTTCGCACTCGGCTCCGAGGACCGCTGCGCCGAGTTCGCTGCGGCTGCCGACGAGGCGGGCCTGATGGTGCGCCCCTACGCCCCCGAAGGCGTGCGCGTCTCGATCGGCGAGGTCGAGGCCAACACCCGGTTCATCGAACTCCTGGCCTCCCTCCCGCGCTGA
- a CDS encoding zinc-binding metallopeptidase family protein encodes MKAFTCQKCGNRLYFENSACVSCGTRLAYSREEREIVPVSPEGSYVGSDGSVRWVCTNTLVTGCNWLARREGGVCFACELTGAHPDDTAPASVRQQYSYAEQAKRHLLVELDALGLVVRTKREDPAEGLIFDLLASDGIATTPDVVIGHNRGVITIDLAESDDAYREHVRATLAEPYRTMLGHFRHEVGHYFEWQLVRGSEVMERCTEVFGDESVPYEQALKRHYSEGPPKGWEHHYISTYATMHPFEDFAETWAHFLHIHDTLGSAASHGLAAPVPTDKAFSEVVTDVWVPLSAALNVINRSMGHDDLYPFVIPPAVLDKLDFVASLVQDSTTP; translated from the coding sequence ATGAAAGCGTTCACCTGCCAGAAGTGCGGCAACCGGCTCTACTTCGAGAATTCGGCGTGCGTCTCCTGCGGCACCCGGCTGGCCTACTCGCGCGAGGAGCGAGAGATCGTGCCGGTCTCACCCGAGGGCAGCTACGTCGGCAGCGACGGCTCCGTCCGGTGGGTCTGCACCAACACCCTGGTCACCGGGTGCAACTGGCTGGCACGCCGTGAGGGAGGGGTGTGCTTCGCCTGCGAGCTGACCGGGGCCCACCCCGACGACACCGCCCCGGCCTCCGTACGTCAGCAGTATTCCTATGCCGAGCAGGCGAAACGTCACCTGCTGGTGGAGCTCGACGCGCTCGGGCTGGTGGTGCGTACGAAGCGGGAGGATCCTGCCGAGGGCCTGATCTTCGACCTGTTGGCCAGCGACGGGATCGCGACCACCCCCGACGTGGTCATCGGCCATAACCGTGGGGTGATCACCATCGACCTCGCCGAGTCGGACGACGCCTACCGTGAGCACGTCCGGGCGACGCTCGCCGAGCCGTATCGCACCATGCTGGGCCACTTCCGCCACGAGGTCGGCCACTACTTCGAGTGGCAGCTCGTGCGGGGGAGCGAGGTGATGGAGCGGTGCACCGAGGTCTTCGGCGACGAGTCGGTCCCCTACGAGCAGGCACTCAAGCGTCACTACTCCGAGGGTCCGCCGAAGGGCTGGGAGCACCACTACATCTCGACGTACGCCACGATGCACCCGTTCGAGGACTTCGCCGAGACCTGGGCCCACTTCCTGCACATCCACGACACCCTCGGCTCCGCCGCCTCGCACGGGCTCGCCGCTCCGGTGCCGACCGACAAGGCCTTCAGCGAGGTCGTCACCGACGTCTGGGTGCCGCTCTCGGCCGCGCTCAACGTCATCAACCGGTCGATGGGCCATGACGACCTCTACCCGTTCGTCATCCCGCCCGCCGTGCTGGACAAGCTCGACTTCGTCGCCTCCTTGGTTCAGGATTCAACGACACCGTAG
- a CDS encoding glutathione S-transferase family protein — MGKHAKYVEPGSEFNRDMNYIPDRITAGARTPEFGPTDVPLWPVEPGRYRLVAAAACPWANRAIIVRNLLGLQDVISLGLAGPTHDARSWTFDLDPGGVDPVLGIERLQQAYLARYPDYPRGITVPAIVEEASGKVVTNDFPWITHDFFHEWSDFFADDAPDLWPRELRAEMDEVNKRVFTEVNNGVYRCGFAGSQEAYDAAYDRLFTALDWLEERLTSQRYLVGDQLTESDIRLFTTLARFDAVYHGHFKCNRQKLVELPALWGYARDLYQTPGIGETLDFGQIKDHYYKVHTDLNPTQIVPAGPDLSGWDEPHGRDSLG, encoded by the coding sequence ATGGGGAAGCACGCGAAGTACGTCGAGCCCGGCAGCGAGTTCAACCGCGACATGAACTACATCCCCGACCGGATCACCGCGGGCGCCCGCACGCCCGAGTTCGGGCCCACCGACGTGCCGCTGTGGCCCGTCGAGCCGGGTCGCTACCGGCTGGTCGCGGCCGCCGCCTGCCCGTGGGCCAACCGGGCGATCATCGTGCGCAACCTCCTCGGGCTGCAGGACGTCATCTCCCTCGGTCTCGCCGGCCCGACCCACGACGCCCGGTCGTGGACCTTCGACCTCGACCCCGGCGGTGTCGACCCGGTGCTCGGGATCGAGCGGCTGCAGCAGGCCTACCTCGCCCGCTATCCCGACTACCCGCGCGGCATCACAGTGCCGGCGATCGTCGAGGAGGCCAGCGGCAAGGTCGTGACCAACGACTTCCCGTGGATCACCCACGACTTCTTCCACGAGTGGAGCGACTTCTTCGCCGACGACGCCCCCGACCTGTGGCCTCGCGAGCTCCGCGCGGAGATGGACGAGGTGAACAAGCGGGTCTTCACCGAGGTCAACAACGGTGTCTACCGCTGTGGCTTCGCCGGGTCGCAGGAGGCGTACGACGCTGCCTATGACCGCCTCTTCACGGCTCTCGACTGGCTCGAGGAGCGGCTGACCTCACAGCGTTATCTCGTCGGTGACCAGTTGACCGAGTCCGACATCCGGCTGTTCACGACGCTGGCCCGCTTCGACGCGGTCTACCACGGTCACTTCAAGTGCAACCGGCAGAAGCTCGTCGAGCTCCCCGCGCTGTGGGGCTACGCTCGCGACCTCTACCAGACCCCGGGGATCGGCGAGACGCTCGACTTCGGGCAGATCAAGGACCACTACTACAAGGTCCACACCGATCTGAACCCCACGCAGATCGTGCCCGCCGGGCCCGACCTCTCCGGCTGGGACGAACCGCACGGGCGCGACTCGCTCGGCTAG
- the pdhA gene encoding pyruvate dehydrogenase (acetyl-transferring) E1 component subunit alpha gives MTEFLTPSPSHPDMVQLLNPEGERVSHPDYEFSPDRPEDEAVRGFYRDMVLTRRLDVEATALQRHGELGLWAQLLGQEAAQIGAARALAPQDFVFPTYREHGVAWCRDVDPMQLLGLFRGTDQGGWDPAEHNFGLYTIVIGAQTLHATGYAMGVQMDGLVGTGDPTRDTAVVAHFGDGASSQGDVNEAMVFAATYNAPVVFFCQNNQWAISEPVDQMVKVPLYKRAQGFGFPGVRVDGNDVLATYEVMKAALKRAHEGGGPTMIEAFTYRMGAHTTTDDPTRYRVSDEVEAWKLKDPIARVEAYLRRGGGASSSFFSKVEAEADELGERLRAGIHALPEPDPVALFDNVYSELPPELREQRDGYAAYHASFDLEGASR, from the coding sequence ATGACTGAATTCCTGACTCCGAGTCCCAGCCACCCAGACATGGTGCAGCTGTTGAACCCCGAGGGTGAGCGGGTCTCCCACCCCGACTACGAGTTCTCGCCCGACCGGCCCGAGGACGAGGCCGTACGCGGCTTCTACCGCGACATGGTGCTGACCCGTCGCCTCGACGTCGAGGCCACCGCGCTGCAGCGCCACGGCGAGCTGGGCCTGTGGGCGCAGCTGCTGGGCCAGGAGGCGGCGCAGATCGGCGCGGCCCGCGCGCTCGCGCCCCAGGACTTCGTCTTCCCGACCTACCGCGAGCACGGCGTCGCCTGGTGCCGCGATGTCGACCCGATGCAGCTGCTCGGACTCTTCCGGGGCACCGACCAGGGCGGCTGGGACCCCGCCGAGCACAACTTCGGGCTCTACACGATCGTCATCGGCGCCCAGACGCTGCACGCGACCGGCTATGCGATGGGCGTGCAGATGGACGGCCTCGTCGGCACCGGCGACCCGACCCGCGACACCGCGGTGGTGGCCCACTTCGGCGACGGCGCTTCCTCGCAGGGCGACGTCAACGAGGCGATGGTCTTCGCCGCCACCTACAACGCCCCGGTCGTCTTCTTCTGCCAGAACAACCAGTGGGCGATCTCCGAGCCGGTCGACCAGATGGTGAAGGTGCCGCTCTACAAGCGTGCTCAGGGCTTCGGTTTCCCAGGAGTGCGGGTGGACGGCAACGACGTGCTGGCGACCTACGAGGTGATGAAGGCCGCGCTCAAGCGGGCTCACGAAGGCGGTGGGCCCACCATGATCGAGGCCTTCACCTACCGGATGGGTGCCCACACGACCACCGACGACCCGACCCGCTACCGGGTCTCCGACGAGGTCGAGGCGTGGAAGCTGAAGGACCCGATCGCCCGCGTGGAGGCCTACCTGCGCCGCGGTGGTGGCGCCTCGTCGTCGTTCTTCTCCAAGGTCGAGGCCGAGGCCGACGAGCTCGGCGAACGCTTGCGGGCCGGCATCCATGCGTTGCCCGAGCCCGATCCGGTCGCGCTCTTCGACAACGTCTACTCCGAGCTGCCGCCAGAGCTGCGGGAGCAGCGCGACGGCTACGCGGCCTACCACGCCTCCTTCGATCTCGAGGGGGCCTCGCGATGA
- a CDS encoding alpha-ketoacid dehydrogenase subunit beta, which translates to MKMTLAKALNAGLRRAMEDDPKVVLMGEDIGRLGGVFRITDGLQKDFGEARVVDTPLAESGIVGTAVGLALRGYRPVVEIQFDGFVYPAYDQIVSQVAKFHYRSGGRVAMPMVVRIPFGGGIGAVEHHSESPEAQFAHTPGLKVVACSDPLDAYWMIQQAIAHPDPVIFLEPKRLYHSTKAEVDVDAAPAPLFESRVVRAGTDVTVLAYGPTVKTALTAAEAAAGEGKSLEVIDLRTLSPLDMAPVFESVRRTGRAVVVHEAQVNLGLGAEVAARVAEQCFHSLEAPVLRVGGFDTPYPPARAEEFFLPDLDRVLDAVDRSLAW; encoded by the coding sequence ATGAAGATGACACTGGCGAAGGCGCTCAACGCCGGGTTGCGGCGGGCGATGGAGGACGACCCGAAGGTCGTCCTGATGGGGGAGGACATCGGCCGGCTCGGCGGTGTCTTCCGGATCACCGACGGGCTGCAGAAGGACTTCGGCGAGGCCCGGGTGGTCGACACGCCGCTGGCCGAGTCGGGCATCGTCGGCACGGCGGTCGGGCTCGCGCTGCGGGGCTATCGGCCGGTCGTCGAGATCCAGTTCGACGGGTTCGTCTACCCGGCCTACGACCAGATCGTCTCGCAGGTGGCGAAGTTCCACTACCGCTCCGGCGGCAGGGTCGCGATGCCGATGGTCGTCCGGATCCCGTTCGGCGGCGGCATCGGGGCGGTCGAGCACCACAGCGAGTCACCGGAGGCGCAGTTCGCGCACACGCCGGGTCTCAAGGTCGTGGCCTGCTCCGACCCGCTCGACGCCTACTGGATGATCCAGCAGGCGATCGCCCACCCCGACCCGGTGATCTTCCTGGAGCCGAAGCGGCTCTACCACTCGACCAAGGCCGAGGTCGACGTCGACGCCGCTCCTGCCCCGCTGTTCGAGTCGCGGGTCGTGCGCGCGGGCACCGACGTGACCGTGCTGGCCTACGGGCCGACCGTGAAGACGGCCCTGACCGCCGCCGAGGCGGCCGCGGGGGAGGGCAAGTCGCTCGAGGTGATCGACCTGCGCACGCTCTCGCCGCTCGACATGGCGCCGGTCTTCGAGTCGGTGCGGCGTACGGGGCGGGCGGTCGTCGTCCACGAGGCCCAGGTCAACCTCGGTCTCGGCGCGGAGGTCGCCGCCCGCGTCGCCGAGCAGTGCTTCCACTCGCTGGAGGCGCCGGTGCTCCGTGTCGGCGGGTTCGACACCCCCTACCCGCCGGCACGGGCCGAGGAGTTCTTCCTCCCCGACCTCGACCGTGTGCTGGATGCCGTCGACAGGAGCCTGGCGTGGTGA
- a CDS encoding dihydrolipoamide acetyltransferase family protein, producing MVNEFKLPDVGEGLTEAEIVEWHVAVGDVIKVNDPVCDIETAKSVVELPSPYAGVVQELLVEVGDEVQVGTPIIRIGDSVEASPPQAEASPPQAEKSDLQVEASPPEPEEAEGPLNLVGYGSKEDAVVRRTRSVSAQVAGTTTGNGVLAKPSARKLARDLDVDLATVTPERTDGVITTADLGRAGTETTSGTETTSGAGERREPIKGLRKQMGQAMVDSAFTLPHVTIWTTTDVTATTDLVGRLKARREFADVRVSPLLIVAKACLLAMRRTPIVNSWWDEAAQEIVFKDYVNLGIAAATPRGLQVPNVKGAERMSLAELGGAINELTDVARTGKTPPADQAGGTFTITNIGPFGIDGGAPIINPGESAILSVGAIKRQPWVVGEGDDERIEPRDVCTVALSFDHRHIDGEAGSRYLSDVGAVLSDPSTALMF from the coding sequence GTGGTGAACGAGTTCAAGCTGCCCGACGTCGGCGAGGGCCTGACCGAGGCCGAGATCGTCGAGTGGCACGTCGCCGTCGGCGACGTCATCAAGGTCAACGACCCCGTCTGCGACATCGAGACCGCCAAGTCGGTCGTCGAGCTGCCCTCTCCCTATGCCGGTGTCGTCCAGGAGCTCCTGGTCGAGGTCGGCGACGAGGTCCAGGTCGGCACCCCGATCATCCGCATCGGCGACTCCGTCGAAGCCTCACCCCCTCAGGCCGAAGCGTCACCCCCGCAGGCCGAGAAGTCAGATCTGCAGGTCGAAGCGTCACCGCCAGAGCCGGAGGAGGCCGAAGGGCCGCTCAACCTGGTCGGCTACGGGTCCAAGGAAGACGCAGTCGTACGCCGCACCCGATCCGTCTCCGCACAGGTCGCGGGCACCACGACGGGCAACGGGGTGCTGGCCAAGCCGAGCGCGCGGAAGCTGGCGCGCGACCTCGACGTCGACCTGGCCACGGTCACCCCGGAGCGTACGGACGGCGTGATCACCACGGCCGACCTCGGCCGCGCCGGGACCGAGACGACCAGCGGGACCGAGACGACCAGCGGGGCCGGCGAGCGTCGCGAGCCGATCAAGGGCCTGCGCAAGCAGATGGGCCAGGCGATGGTCGACTCGGCGTTCACGCTGCCGCACGTCACCATCTGGACGACGACCGACGTCACCGCGACCACCGACCTGGTGGGCCGGCTCAAGGCGCGACGCGAGTTCGCCGACGTACGCGTCTCGCCGCTGCTGATCGTGGCGAAGGCGTGCCTGCTGGCGATGCGGCGCACCCCGATCGTCAACTCCTGGTGGGACGAGGCCGCCCAGGAGATCGTGTTCAAGGACTACGTCAATCTCGGCATCGCCGCGGCGACGCCGCGCGGGCTGCAGGTGCCGAACGTCAAGGGGGCCGAGCGGATGTCGCTGGCCGAGCTCGGCGGTGCGATCAACGAGCTGACCGATGTCGCGCGCACCGGCAAGACCCCGCCTGCCGACCAGGCCGGAGGGACGTTCACGATCACCAACATCGGGCCGTTCGGCATCGACGGCGGCGCGCCCATCATCAACCCGGGCGAGTCCGCGATCCTCAGCGTCGGTGCGATCAAGCGTCAGCCGTGGGTCGTCGGGGAAGGCGACGACGAACGCATCGAGCCGCGCGACGTCTGCACCGTCGCGCTCAGCTTCGACCACCGCCACATCGACGGCGAGGCCGGCTCGCGCTATCTCTCCGACGTGGGTGCCGTCCTCTCGGACCCGAGCACCGCTCTGATGTTCTGA
- a CDS encoding calcium-binding protein, which produces MVLLTGRTLLAGIVALAASATMLAASPASAATTSTGVRCTIVGTSGGDVLKGTSRRDVICGRGGSDIIYARGGDDLIDAGSGGDHVYAGYGADKVLAGSGEDRIHGGGGTDSLYGGTGQDHIWGEDGGDVISGGDHLDVISGGAGADRIYGGAAGDTIYGGTGADAVSGGTGADSVSGGDGNDKLAGGDGNDRLSGGYGDDRLHGNDNRDTISGGPGQDLLWGESSNDILNGDSGNDKLAGGSGVDEVHGNGGTNTCYYDVYDYLYGCFRDTKAPVIVSASLSPTAVDSDSGDTLVRVRVHVKDDLRVSRVQGWVTGLADDNPAQLYTSFMPMVSGGIRDGWWQGYVTVPRWTPGGKLSLQAIASDTAGRETEKVAASMQVTSTNPDEAPPVVRLKSLSATSVDVRTGAKTIKAVLTVTDRIGVTEMNGLDSLSVCFGRTMHGDFICGADPVRTAGTIYAGEWTVSLTVPKGTPTGAYDLQVYAADRISVTEDYYGPHLYQEWVDTYPSSVRPEQELPGATFKVTGS; this is translated from the coding sequence ATGGTGCTCCTCACGGGGCGCACGCTGCTCGCCGGGATCGTCGCGCTGGCCGCCTCGGCGACCATGCTCGCGGCGAGTCCCGCGAGCGCGGCGACGACTTCGACCGGCGTACGGTGCACGATCGTCGGTACGTCCGGTGGTGATGTCCTGAAGGGCACGTCACGGCGCGACGTCATCTGCGGACGCGGCGGCAGCGACATCATCTACGCCAGGGGCGGCGACGATCTCATCGATGCCGGATCCGGTGGGGATCACGTCTACGCCGGCTACGGCGCCGACAAGGTGCTCGCCGGGAGCGGCGAGGACCGGATCCACGGTGGTGGCGGCACGGACAGCCTCTACGGGGGCACCGGCCAGGACCACATCTGGGGTGAGGACGGCGGTGACGTCATCTCCGGTGGCGATCACCTCGACGTGATCTCCGGCGGGGCAGGGGCCGACCGCATCTACGGCGGCGCTGCCGGCGACACCATCTATGGCGGCACAGGCGCAGACGCCGTCTCCGGAGGCACCGGAGCCGACTCGGTCAGCGGAGGCGACGGCAACGACAAGCTCGCGGGCGGCGACGGCAACGACCGGCTCTCCGGCGGCTACGGCGACGACCGTCTCCACGGGAACGACAACCGCGACACCATCAGCGGCGGCCCGGGCCAGGACCTGCTCTGGGGCGAGAGCAGCAACGACATCCTCAACGGCGACAGCGGCAACGACAAGCTCGCGGGCGGATCAGGGGTGGACGAGGTCCACGGCAACGGGGGCACCAACACCTGCTACTACGACGTCTACGACTACCTCTACGGCTGCTTCCGCGACACCAAGGCACCGGTGATCGTCTCGGCCTCCCTGTCTCCGACGGCGGTCGACTCGGACTCTGGCGACACGTTGGTCCGGGTGCGGGTTCACGTGAAAGACGACCTTCGCGTCTCCCGGGTTCAGGGATGGGTCACCGGCCTCGCCGACGACAACCCGGCGCAGCTCTACACCAGCTTCATGCCGATGGTCTCCGGTGGTATCCGCGACGGCTGGTGGCAGGGCTACGTCACCGTGCCCCGGTGGACACCCGGCGGCAAGCTCTCCCTCCAGGCCATCGCGTCGGACACCGCCGGCCGTGAGACCGAGAAGGTCGCCGCCTCGATGCAGGTGACCAGCACCAACCCGGACGAGGCGCCGCCGGTGGTGCGGCTCAAGAGCCTGAGCGCGACGTCCGTCGACGTACGCACCGGTGCGAAGACCATCAAGGCGGTGCTGACGGTGACCGACCGGATCGGGGTGACCGAGATGAACGGGTTGGACTCCCTGAGCGTGTGCTTCGGCCGCACGATGCACGGCGACTTCATCTGTGGGGCCGACCCGGTGCGTACGGCCGGCACCATCTATGCCGGTGAGTGGACGGTGAGCCTGACGGTCCCGAAGGGCACCCCGACCGGGGCGTACGACCTCCAGGTCTATGCGGCAGACCGCATCTCGGTCACCGAGGACTACTACGGCCCGCACCTCTACCAGGAGTGGGTCGACACCTATCCGAGCTCGGTGCGGCCGGAGCAGGAGCTGCCGGGCGCGACCTTCAAGGTCACCGGGTCCTGA